The following nucleotide sequence is from Gymnodinialimonas sp. 202GB13-11.
CGATCATCGCCTTCCACGCGGCCTTCTGCTACCTGCTCGGCATCACCACGATGGAGATCATTCGCGCTGAGACCCGGGGCCTCCGCCTCGCCGGCACAGTCGCCAAGGCTATGTTCCAGAATTCCCTGATGATCGGCATCGGCCTCGGCTTCATCGTGAACCTCTCAGGCCTGCCGATCCCAAACGTTCTGCGCGAAGCCCTCGATCTGATGATCCGCGCCGCTTTGCCCGCCGCGCTCTTCGGCCTCGGCGGCGTCCTCTACCGTTACAAACCCGAAGGCGACGCGGGCGTGATCGCCATGATCTGCGGCCTGTCCCTGCTGGTCCACCCCATCGTCACCTACAGCCTCGGCACCGGCCTGAACCTTAGCCAGCCACAACTCCAATCCGCCGTCCTCACGGCCGCCATGGCGCCGGGCGTTAATACTTACATCTTTGCGGATATGTACGGCTGTGCCCGCCGCGTAGCGGCGACCTCGGTGCTAGTGGGTACGGCCCTGACGGTCGTCACAGCAGCAGTGTGGATTGCAGTTCTGGGCTAGGCCACGAGGATAGAGCGGGCCTCTGCCGCCGTCAGTGCCAGCCGCTCCAACGATGCCCGCTCGAACATGTCAGGGAACAAGCGTTCAAGCTCGGCCCGCGTTTCCGCATCCAACGCGCCGCGGGCCACGTCTCCGGGATGCAGGCTTTCAGCGGCCACACCTTCGGCCGTCAAGGTACGATGCCCGTCCATCAGGATATGGAAGTATTCAACGTCACCGCCTTCAGCGACATAGACGTCGTCGCGGCCAAGGAAGTGAATGGCAGGGACCCAAACCGCATCCGTGCCGAAATGCAGCTCCGCCTGCCAGCCCGTCAGCAAAAGGCGGTGCTGGCGCGAGACTCGCAGTTCGCGTTTGTTGCCGATTGCCCCAGCCTTGAAGACGACCGGCGCACATGATCCGATGGCTGAAAACGTCCGCCGCCCGATCCACCGGATCGGCTCGGCCCCACCCTCTTCGGTCATCACGAAACCGCCGACGCTCAAATTCTCAATGGCGAGCTCACCCGTTGGTGTCGCGATCATCGTGCCAGCGGCAAAGCAGATCGGCGTCGCATAGCTCGACGCGGCCGGGTTCGGACCCTCTTGGTTCGAGATGACGGTCAGCGGCACGTTGATCGGCGGGAAGCCACCCTGTGGCCCGATAAAGGCAAGGCCTTCGACATTGCCGTAGCTGTTGTTGTCGCCCGACTGGCGAATGTTGAACGCCACTAACGTGTATTGATTGCCGTCCGGGTCTTCGACGACAACGCTGTATTCCGCCTCCGCAACGGAGTTCGCCGGGTAGGTCGTTCCATTGAAGCTTTCGGAATTGATCAAGCGTTGCGAGGTATCGCTGTCGCCAAAATTGCTATCGTCATCGGTAATCTCGATTTCCTGCCAGGCATTCGACGTCAGGGTGATCGTGGCACCCGGATTGCCGCCGCTTGGCGCAAGATGCACGCCGCTGCCCTGGCTCTGTCCATCAAGGCCCGAACCACCATTGGTGCCCGTCACCGTGATCAGGTCTTCGGGCAGGACGAATATTGAATAATCCGGCATGTTCGCACTCCTCGCGCCTTGCCTACAGGCGCAGTGCGGCAGCGTTCAGGGGGAAATACGGCACCATTGTGGCAGCGGCATTGACAGATCGTTGCCGCCACGTGGTTTCTGGACGGCCACCAAAACCCGATAATCCAATACTATCAGACAGTTGACCCCTCTGCTCACGCGTGAGCAGAGGGGTCAATGCGGGGCAATCCCACGTAGCCGCTCTGACCGACGCCTCAGCATCTCCACCGTCGCCAGCAGGATGATCGAGATCGCCACAAGGATCGTCGCCGCCGCCAGAATGACCGGACTGATCTGCTCGCGCAGACCGGTGAACATCTGCCATGGCAGCGTTTGCTGCCCTGCAGAGCCCACAAAGATCACCACAACCACCTCGTCGAACGAGGTGATGAAGGCAAACAACCCGCCCGAGATCACCCCAGGCAGGATTAGTGGCATCTGGATGCGGAAGAAGGTCGTCACCGGGTTCGCGCCCAGATTGGCCGCAGCCCGCGTTAGTGAGCGGTCAAAGCCCACCAAAGTCGCCGTCACTGTGATGATGACGAACGGAATGCCCAAGGCTGCATGGGCCAGCACAACGCCCCAATAGGTGCCCTGCAGGCCAATCCGGCTGTAGAAGAAATACATGCCAGCCGCCGAGATGATCAGCGGCACGATCATGGGCGAGATCAGGATCGCCATGATCGCCCCCTTGAACGGCACATGAGTCTGGCTCAATCCAATGGCGGCCAGCGTCCCGAACCCCACCGAAAGGATCGTCGCCACCGGCGCAATCATCAGCGAGTTGCGGAGCGGTGTCATCCACTCCTCCCCCTCAAGGCCGGTCAGCTTACCGATAACGAGGCCAAAAATGGCGCCGATCAGGATCGGAAACAGGTTCAGGCTCCCCTTCACCAGCTTCAGGATCACGGTCAAAACGGCTCCGACCACGATACCAATCAGCAGCCCGAGCCACGGATATCCGTCTTCCCCGAAGAAGTCCTGGTAATGGTGCAGGCTGTAGGCCTCGGGATCCAGCGCCAGCATGCCCGGCGTGAAGGTAAAGAAGTCCTCGGCATTAAAGCTGAGCGGAATGATGATGATGATCGGCGCGATCAGGAAGAAGAAGATCAGCCCACACAACACTCGGAACCCATAGAACCAGACACGCTGCCCAAACGTGGCATAGGGGGGAAGTTTCGTGTCCATGGTCGCTTACCCCAGCTTCACGTTGTCGATGCCCACGATCCGGTCGTAGAGCCAGTAGAGAACCAGAACCACCGCCAGCAGGATCGAGCCAAGCGCCGCCGCCAGACCCCAGTTCAGGCTCGACGAAATGTGGAACGCAATCCGGTTGGAGATGAACGTCCCCGTCCGTCCGCCCACCAGTTCCGGCGTGATGTAATAGCCGATGGCGAGGATGAAGACGAGGATACAGCCTGCCCCGATCCCCGGGATCGACTGCGGGAAGTAGACCCGCCAGAACGCCGTCCAATTCGTCGCGCCAAGCGATTTCGCCGCCCGCACATAGCTGGGTGGGATCGTCTTCATGACCGAGAACATCGGAAGGATCATGAACGGCAACAGGATGTGCGTCATGGCGATGATCGTACCAGTCTGGTTGTTGATAAGCGCCAATCGGCTGTCATCGGCCACCAAGCCGATCCACACAAGGATATCGTTGATCACGCCTTGCTGTTGCAGAAGTACCTTCCAAGCGGACGTCCGCACCAGGAGCGAGGTCCAGAAGGGCAGCAGGACAAGGATCAGAAGCAGGTTCGACGTGCGCGTCGGCAGGTTCGACAGCAGATAGGCAATCGGATAGCCAAGCAGGATGCAGCTGATCGTGATGACACCCGACATGAACAGCGTCCGCCAGAACAGCAGCAGGTAAAGGCGCTGATCCTCTGGCTGCGCCTCGATACCCTGAGGCGTCAGTTGCAGATCCACGGACGACAGGAAATAGCCAGCCGTGAACGGGTCCGAGAAGGCCTCGATCGTGCCCCAGACCTCAAGGTCCAGCCAATCTTCGTCGATATCCTCGAAGGCTGCGCGATAGCTTTGGGTTTCAAAACCCGGAACGGCCTCCAACGCCTCGACAAAGACCGGCCCATCAAAGCGCCCCAGGCCCTCGGCCCCTGCACCGCTTTCGTGGATCGCCATCAGGTCGTGGTAGAGGGCGGCATAGACAAGGTGCCATGGCTCCTCTTCCGCCGGATCGTCCCCATCGGTTTGCTGAATAGTGCGCGCGAAGGTCTCATAGGCTTCCGCCGCACGGGGGAAGCTCGCCTCGAACTCAGCGTCGATGCGGAACAACGATAGCGGGCGATCTTCGCCCTCGGCGGGACGGCTGGACAGCCACCCGGAGTCGGACACCAGAGGAAGCCAGAAAAGCGGGTCTTCCCATCGCTCGTTCAGGTCGACGAATTGGTCGGTGTAGATTTCGCCAATATCATCCACGCCGCGCCCGGTTTTGCGAAACAGCGACGACATGCCCGTCGTCTCATAGTTCAGCCGGCTTCCCAGCCGGGTATGTTCGCGACGCTCGGTTGCAGCATAGAAATCCAGCGCCAGCGCCGCATAGACATCATCTTCGGGCACATCGGACGGGTCCCATTCATCCAGCGCGACAACGGTGCGCGGCAGAGTTTCCGACACGATCTGATTCTCGACCGAGCGGAACAGCATATCCACAATCGGCGCGATAAAGGTCACGAGGATGAAGATCAGCAAAGGCGCGATCAGCATCAGTGCGCGGAGCTTTTGGGCACGCAGCGCGCGGGCCAGCGACCGCTTTAGCGGGCGACCATCGGCGGCCAGCATCGGCCCGTCTTGGGTTGCGTCGCTCATTCCACGCCCTCGACAACAAGGATCACGCTATCGGCTGTGCGACGGCGGATCTCGGCAACTTCTTGGTATTCGGGGTCGTTGTAGGCCGCCATCGCAGCCTCATACGACTCAAACTCAAACACGACATGGCGCTGGAAGGTCTCCCCTTCCAAAATCTCGGACTTGCCGCCGCGCACAATCGGCTTGGCCCCATGGCTCAGCAGGATCGGCGTGTCCCGTTCGATGTACTCCTGGTACGCCTCGGGATCGTTCACCGTGATGTGGCCGATGATATAGCCTTTGGGCATTGGACCGCCTTGTCGCCTCGGAAGGGTGTCAGGGCAACACGAGGCCGCCCTGACGAAAGTTGACTTACTGGGCCAGCCACGCCTGGAAGCGTGCGTCCATGTCGTCCCGATAATCCGCCCACCATTCGTAGTTGAACAGGAACGTGTTCTCGGAGTTGGCCGGATCGGTCGGCATGTGCGGCGCCATTGCGATGCCTAGGTCAGCGTGGTTGCCAACCAGCGGTGCGGACGACGCGCGGGTCGGACCGTAGGAGATGTAGAGCGCCTGATCGGCCAGACGCTGCGTGTCCGTGGCGAAGCGCACGAAGTCGAGCGTACGGGCCAGACGATCTTCCGGCAGACCGGCAGGAATGATCCAGCCATCAAGGTCGAACATCTGCCAATCCCAGAGCATGTTGACCGGCTGGCCCTGCTCTTCGATCAGGCTGAACAGACGACCGTTGTAGGTCGAACCGATCACAACTTCGCCGTCAGCCAGAAGCTGCGGCGTGTCGGCGCCAGCGGACCACCAGACGGTCTGGTCCTTGATGGTGTCGAGCATCGCGAACGCGCGGTCGAGGCCTTCTTCGGTCTCCAGCGTGTCGTAGACATCTTCGATTGCCACACCGTCACAGATCAGCGCCCATTCCAGGTTCGCGATCGGGCGACGCTCCAGCGAGCGCTGGCCGGGGAAGGTTTCAGTGTCGAAGACGGCGCAAACGCTGTCAGGCTCAGCACCGTTCCACTCAGCCACATCGTTGCGGTAACCGAAGGTGGTCGAATACACGATCTGCGGGATGAAGCAGTCGGACACGATGAACTCGCCAAAGTCTTCCGAGGCAGGCGTGCCATCGGGGGCCGGGGCCAGAACTTCGTCATGGTCGATTTCCATCGCCAGGCCTTCGTCGCACAGACGCATGGCGTCAGCGGCCACAACGTCAACGAGGTCCCAGGTGATGTTGCCGGCCTCATTCATAGCGCGCAGACGGGCAACGGCTTCGGCCGAGCTTTCGTCCCAGATCACTTCCAGGCCTTCATGCATCTCTGCATAGGGCTCGGAATAGGCACGCTGCTGGCTGATCTGATAGGCACCGCCCCACGACACGAGGGTCATGGAACCTGCCATGTGACCGTCGGCCATAGCACCCGTCGTTGCGAGGGCTGCGCCAGTGGTCAGGAGCATAAGGCTCTTGATTTTCATGTGGTCTCTCCTTGGTTGGACTTCGGTTTTCCCGTGGTTTTTGCGCCCCTTACGGGACGTTATGCATCCAGTGCCCGGCAATCCTGCGGACGCCAGCCAATCTCGATGCTCTCCCCCGGGGTCAGCCTGCGCTGATCGGGGGCATTTCGTGTCTTGATGATGAAATCATCGGTTCCCGCAACGCTCAGGCGTGTGCGGTAAATATCGCCCATGTAGACGAATTCCTTCACCTCAGCCTTCAACGTGTGCGCGCCGGGGGTCAGACGGTTGGGGTCCATCTCTACCCGTTCGGGCCGGATCGACACTTGGGTCTTCTCCCCCACGGCGCTGACATTTACAGGCACCGCGTCGATGATCGACCCATCTTCCAACGTCACTTCGCACATATCGCCAGCCATCTTGCTGACAGTGCCCTGCAACGTGTTGTTTTCACCAATGAACTGCGCAACGAAGCTGTTCTGCGGCTCCTCATAGAGCGTATCCGGAGCGGCCAGCTGCTGGATGCGCCCGTCGTCGAACACCGCCACTCGGTCCGACATGGTCAGCGCTTCGGTCTGGTCGTGGGTTACGTAGACCGTGGTGATCCCAAGCTCATGGGCCAGGTTCGTGATCTCGAACTGCAAGGTCTCGCGCAGCTGTTTGTCGAGCGCGCCGAGCGGTTCATCCATCAGAACCAGTTCCGGCTCGAACACCAGGGCGCGCGCCAATGCGATCCGCTGCTGCTGACCGCCTGAAAGCTGCGCGGGACGGCGATTGATGAAATCACCCATCTGCACCATGTCGAGCGCACGCTTGATCTTTTCCTCGCGATCCGACTTGCCCATGCCACGCACTTCCAGCGGGAAAGACAGGTTCTCACCCACCGTCATGTGCGGGAACAACGCATAGTTCTGGAACACCATGCCAATGCCGCGCTTGTGCGGTGGAATGTTGTTGATCGGTTTGCCGTCCAGCGTGATCTCGCCGTGAGTGGCAGTCTCGAACCCGGCCAACATCATCAGGCAGGTCGTTTTACCGGACCCCGAAGGCCCAAGCATCGTCAGGAACTCGCCCCGCCCGATGTGAAGATTGAGGTCTTTGACGACGAGCACTTCGCCATCATAACTTTTTTGCACGCGGTCGAAGGCGACGAACGCTTCCGTCTGGTCTGAGGTCAAACCCCACTCCCCTGTTGTCTTGCTGCAGTGTCTCCGGGTTTACCCGTGCCTGCGCTTATCCGGGCGAAGACTAATCGCGGATTACCCGCAGTTTCAACCAAAGCCTTGGCGAACTGTATCTTCAAACTGGAATTTCCTGCTGACAAAGGGGAAATGCGGCCATTCAGAACCAAAAAGCGGCGCGATCGGGCAATCTGCCCGTGCCTTGTGCGCTCTCTGCAAAGCGCGTAACCCTTGCCTCAAGGCAGGTATTGACCCGCAAGGATGGCCTTTTTTGCCGAATTTTTCCCAATCACTGGACCGCGCTTGACCGAGAATATCGTCCAAAATGGCACCGGCGCAAAGCTATGGCGCAGGCTCTGGTCCGAGCATATCCGGCGCTTCTGGCCTGTGCTTCTTCTTGCCGTTTTTCTGATGAGTCTTGAAGGGGCGGCGATCGGCGCCTTTGCATGGGCCGTCCAACCCATGTTCGACACGCTGTTCACGGCCGGATCCATGGACGGTGTCACATGGGTCGCGCTATTGATCGGCGGGCTTTTTCTGTTGCGGGCAACGGCCGGGTTCTTCCAACGCATCCTTGTGGTTGGCGTTGGGTTGCGCGTCGTGGCCAGCCTCCAACGACGTCTGTTGGGCCATCTACTGACGCTGGATATGGCCTTCTTCCAGGGTAACCCGCCCGGCGCGCTGATCGAGCGTGTGCGCGGCGACACGTCAGCGCTTCAATCGGTCTCGTCCGCTGCGCTTATGTCGCTTGGGCGAGATGTCATTACTCTGATCTCGCTGCTGACCGTCATGCTGGTCACCGATTGGCGATGGACCCTTTTCGCCCTTCTTGGCGTGCCAGCCCTGATCCTTCCGTTACTTGCCGTCCAAGCCTTCATCAAACGAACCGCCCGTACAGCACGGGAGGCCGCGGCCACATTGTCCGCACGGCTGGATGAGATTTTTCACGGCATTCAAACGATCAAGCTGAACCGCCTTGAGACCCATGAGAAAACGCGGTTTCGAGATGAGATTACAGCGTTCTTGCGTCCGTCCATCCGGGCCCAGATCGGAGTAGCGTCAAACCCCGCCATGATTGATGTCGTGGCGGCTTTGGGCTTCGTGGCCGTCCTTTATGTCGGTGGGCAGGACATTATCGAGGGCGAGAAAACACTTGGCCAATTCATGTCGTTCTTCACGGCCTTGGGATTGCTGTTTGAACCGTTGCGCCGCCTGTCGAGCATCGCCGGCCAAGTTCAAACCGCAGGCGCATCGCTCGAACGAATATATGGCGTGCTGGAAACCCTGCCGACCATAAATGATGTCAATGACGCGAAACCGTTGTCGGCAGGCGACGTGGCCTTCGATAACGTCCACTTTTCTTACGGCGACGCACCTGTCCTGCGCGGCCTTACCTTCAGCGCGCGCGCGGGACAGACGACAGCCCTTGTTGGGGCATCCGGCGCTGGCAAAACGACCGTGTTCGCGGCCCTAACGCGATTGCTGGATGCGTCTGAGGGCACGATTTCCATCGGCGGCATGCCAATCATCGAAGCTGAGACCGCCAGCCTGCGCGACACGATCGCAGTGGTGGGTCAGGAAACCGCTTTGTTTGATGAAAGCATTGCCGCCAACATCCGCATGGGCGCACTGGGTGCTACAGATGCTGAGGTCGAAGCGGCCGCAAAAGCCGCCGAAGTCATGGAATTCGCGCAGAACTTTCCAAATGGCCTCGCCACCGAGGTGGGGCCGCGCGGCTCTGGCCTGTCGGGTGGCCAGCGCCAGCGGGTCGCCATCGCGCGCGCCATGCTCAAGGCCGCTCCTATCTTGCTGCTGGACGAGCCGACATCAGCACTGGATGCCAAATCCGAAAAGCTGGTCGGTGCTGCGTTGGACCGTCTGGCCGAAGGCCGTACCACATTGGTGATCGCCCACCGCCTTTCCACGATCCGCAATGCCGACAAGATCATCGTTATGGATCAGGGGCGCGTGGTCGAAGAAGGAACGCATGATGAATTGCTGGCCCAGAACGGAGCCTATGCCCGCCTGCACGCCCTTCAGATCACAGGCGTTGAGGTTTAGTGCGTTACGGCTGACCAAATCCCGAACAGACCCACCAGCACAAGGCTCAGCGCCCAAACCAGATCAAGGTTGAACCACGTCTTCGACAGGAACTTCAGCCCCAGCCACAGGTAGATGAACACCGCGATCACGGCGCCTGCCCCCGTCATGGCCAGCGTGTGCAACCCTGCGACAGCGACCGCCACACCAAGGTCGTTCTGCATCAACGATTGCGCGGCCAGATGCCCGGTGTCCTCCGGCGCAATCGCGCAGATACCCAGATAGATCGGTACCAGCATAAGCCCCGCCCCGTGGGCCAGTGCCGCAAGGAATGACCACAAGGCCAGACGCGCCGGATGCACCCGCGCCAGGAACCTCGGATGGCGGCGGTTGATCAGCAGGTAGCCACCCATCGCCACCACGATCACGCCTGCCCCAATCCGGATCTCGCTCTCGTATTCCACCAACGTGATCATCAGTGAAAACGGCAGAAGAATCGCCAGCATTGACAGGAAATGCCCAAGCGCCAGAAGCCCCAGCGCCTTTGGCAGGGCTGAGGTCTTTCGTTCCATCAACGCGGCAGAAACCGCCAAGGGCCATCCCATCCCGGGGTTCAACCCGTGATAGAGGCCCGAGGCGATGACGGCCCACCAAAGGGCCGCCACGGAAAGCTCTTCCATGCCCGCTTAGACGTTCGGGTAGCAGAAGCTGTCGGTCGAACAATCTCCACCTTCAAGGCGGATCTGGTGCGAACGGTAGCCCTTGGGGAAGTCGATGTAGAAGTCTTCCGCCAGCCGGAAGCCTTTCTCATCGTTATGGGCCATGACCATCTGGCCGCCTTCGTCATCCGGGTAGAACTGATCATCCCAGGTCGAATAGAGCGAGTTGGTCCAGTAAACGCGCTTCCCGTCGCGGGAGACTTCCACCATCTGCGGGCCATAGACAAACGGCTTGCCATTGGGGTGCGCCGTGCCTTTGGCGATGCCGCCGACCTCTACCTTGCCGACGAGCTTCGGATTCATCGGGTCGGACACATCGTATTGATGCATTTCACCCAGACCCCAGCAGGCGACGTAGAGGTATTTGTCATCAAGGCTCAGGTCGATATCCGTCACCAGCGGTGGCACCGCCTCGAACCCTTGCAACAGCGGCGGCAGGTTCTCGGGCTTCTCAGGCCTTGGGTCGATGGTGATGACCTTTTTGGCCTTCCACGTCCCGTCGTCATCGCGCCACCACGTGAAGATCGCGCCTTGCAGATTGGTCGTGTCGACCACAACGCCGCAGAACCCGTAGCTCTTGGTCGGGTCGTGCGCGGGCCGGATTTCCAGCGCCATCTGGTAATTCTCACCAAAGTCGATGGTCTGCACGTTCTTACGCGCGCGCAGGTCCCAGAAGTGGATCGAGTGGCCGTATTTGTTGGACAGAAGATCCTCTGGCACCACGCCATTCTCGAACTGCGGCGGCAGACCCCATTCCGAGGATACCATGTAATCCTGCGGCAGGTTCCACCAGAAATCGTAGTGCTTGTCCTGCGGGCCGCGGTCCATCTCGTAGCGCCCGATTACGTCGAAGGTCTCGCAATCCATGATGAAGATGCCCGGCGGTCCATCGGTGCCATCTTCGCCGCCACCGCCAAGGGTGGAGACGTAGATGCCCTCAGGCCCGCAATGGATCGTGTGCGGGCGGGAATAGCCGGTCTTGGCGAAGATCTCTTCCGGCTCAATGATCTTGTGGATCTTGGCCTCCAGCGGCTCTTTCACATCGATCACGTAAACACGGGACGACCGGATGCCCGGCACGATCAGATAACGGCGCTCAAGAAAGGCGTGGCCCGTCAGTGGCGACAACGACGAAGAACAAGCGTTCCAACCGAAATGGTGAAATTCGTCGCCCTTGTTGGGCACGATCACCTGATGGACGATCTCGCCATAAGTCTTCGATTTCGGATCAAGGTCCACAACAGCGATGCCGTCGGGTTGGGAGCCATCGGGGCTCAGCATCACGGTGAAGCCATAGGTCTCAATCGGCGCTTCCATCGCCAGCTTCGCGGATGCGTGGAATGTGGGGTCTGGTCTCAGGTTCATAATCGTCCTCCCATTGCAGTGTGGTGCAGTCCTCTTGGGCGGGACCTTTGCGTCATCAGGCACAGCGCCTCCAGTGCAGTCCCGGAGGCAATCCGGGCCGCTCGCCATGCGTTTCGTCAAATGTCTGACAATTGACACGCTGCCTCAGAATCACTGTTCCGCAAAGCGTTTTTTACAACCGGCAGTGGAATGCCGTCTGCACAATTCCTGCACGTAATGCCACCGCCCCCTGCACGGACCCCACGCACCCTGCGCAATCCGTTCCGGCAAAATCGCTGCATTGAGACGCAAGATAGCGGAGAAAACAAATGAGCGGACAGTTCACAATCCGGGGCCTTCCCGATCGCCTGAAACACGATGCTTGGTGGATGATTGATGCGCCCGCCAACGCCAACGCGCGCCCCGAACCCGGCCTCGGCGCGCGCATTTCAGATGGCAAGGCCGCCCTGCTGGCGCTTCTGATTTTGATCGTGCTGGCCGATATCAGTTTCTGGGATCAGACGCCGGGCCTCTCCATGGCTTTGTTCTGCATGGGCCTGTCCGCGGCTATGATCGCCTTCAAACCGGTCAAGGCCACGCGCCGCGAATGGGCCATCGCCATGGGCTTCGCGTTGGTTTGCAACCTGCCGGTGATCGAGCACGCGCAACCGCTCTCCTACGCGTTCAGCGTCGGCGGCATCGCATCCCTTCTTGCGTGGGTAGCCCAAGGCACCCTGATCCGTTGGTCCGAGGCGCTGACCCCTTTCATCCGCGCCTCCTCCGACGGCTTGATCCTGCTGCCGACCCGCGTGATCGGCGCCGCGCGCAGCCGCAAATTCGGAACCGACTGGAAAGCGCTGGCCCGCGCGTACCTGCTGCCCATATCCGTCGCCCAGATCTTCGTCGCCCTCTTCGCCGTCGCCAACCCGCTGTTCGAACGCACATTGGCCAGTGCGACCGACATCGGCCCCCTGCGCGGTGAAACGCTTCTGCGCATCCTTTTCTGGGGTGCCGCCGCCTGCATCCTCTGGCCCTACCTGAACACGCGCGCCCTGCGGCAGGACGCGGCCTTCGACATAGCACTGCCGAATGGCGATCTCTCCGCTGGCTTCCTCAACGCAGGCTCCGTCCGCCTGTCGCTGATCCTGTTCAACGCCATCTTCGCTGTGCAAACCCTGTCGGACCTGACCATCCTGACCGGCGGCGTCGCCTTGCCCGAAGGCATGACCTACGCCGAATACGCCCATCGCGGCGCCTATCCCTTGCTGGTTACAGCGCTCCTCGCAGGCCTCTTCGCCGCGCTGACCCACAAGATGGTGGCAGAGGACAAGCGGATGCGCTGGCTCGTCTATGCCTGGCTCGGCCAGACCCTGCTGCTGGTCTGCACCGCCGCCTTCCGCCTGTCACTTTACGTGCAGGCCTATGCGCTCACCCACCTGCGCATCGCGGCGTTCATCTGGATGGGGCTGATTGCCTTGGGCCTGATCCTCGTCGTCATCCAGATCGTGCAGGCCCGCTCCCTCGGCTGGCTGATCCGCTGGAACGCGGCCACGGCTCTGGCCACGCTCTACCTCTGCACCTTCGTCAACTTCACCCACATCATCGCAGACCATAACCTGTCGGCAGACATCCCCATCGAGCGCCTCGACCTCACCTACCTCTGCGGTCTGGGCGAGCAGGTGATCTCCGCAATGTGGGAATACGGCCCGGTCCATGACGATGTGCAATGTGGCACCCAAGGCCGACCCTCCATCGCCTTCGACGATATCGACAGCTGGCAGGAATGGGGCTTTC
It contains:
- a CDS encoding ABC transporter permease, translating into MSDATQDGPMLAADGRPLKRSLARALRAQKLRALMLIAPLLIFILVTFIAPIVDMLFRSVENQIVSETLPRTVVALDEWDPSDVPEDDVYAALALDFYAATERREHTRLGSRLNYETTGMSSLFRKTGRGVDDIGEIYTDQFVDLNERWEDPLFWLPLVSDSGWLSSRPAEGEDRPLSLFRIDAEFEASFPRAAEAYETFARTIQQTDGDDPAEEEPWHLVYAALYHDLMAIHESGAGAEGLGRFDGPVFVEALEAVPGFETQSYRAAFEDIDEDWLDLEVWGTIEAFSDPFTAGYFLSSVDLQLTPQGIEAQPEDQRLYLLLFWRTLFMSGVITISCILLGYPIAYLLSNLPTRTSNLLLILVLLPFWTSLLVRTSAWKVLLQQQGVINDILVWIGLVADDSRLALINNQTGTIIAMTHILLPFMILPMFSVMKTIPPSYVRAAKSLGATNWTAFWRVYFPQSIPGIGAGCILVFILAIGYYITPELVGGRTGTFISNRIAFHISSSLNWGLAAALGSILLAVVLVLYWLYDRIVGIDNVKLG
- a CDS encoding extracellular solute-binding protein produces the protein MKIKSLMLLTTGAALATTGAMADGHMAGSMTLVSWGGAYQISQQRAYSEPYAEMHEGLEVIWDESSAEAVARLRAMNEAGNITWDLVDVVAADAMRLCDEGLAMEIDHDEVLAPAPDGTPASEDFGEFIVSDCFIPQIVYSTTFGYRNDVAEWNGAEPDSVCAVFDTETFPGQRSLERRPIANLEWALICDGVAIEDVYDTLETEEGLDRAFAMLDTIKDQTVWWSAGADTPQLLADGEVVIGSTYNGRLFSLIEEQGQPVNMLWDWQMFDLDGWIIPAGLPEDRLARTLDFVRFATDTQRLADQALYISYGPTRASSAPLVGNHADLGIAMAPHMPTDPANSENTFLFNYEWWADYRDDMDARFQAWLAQ
- a CDS encoding DUF1330 domain-containing protein, with the translated sequence MPKGYIIGHITVNDPEAYQEYIERDTPILLSHGAKPIVRGGKSEILEGETFQRHVVFEFESYEAAMAAYNDPEYQEVAEIRRRTADSVILVVEGVE
- a CDS encoding ABC transporter ATP-binding protein, which gives rise to MTSDQTEAFVAFDRVQKSYDGEVLVVKDLNLHIGRGEFLTMLGPSGSGKTTCLMMLAGFETATHGEITLDGKPINNIPPHKRGIGMVFQNYALFPHMTVGENLSFPLEVRGMGKSDREEKIKRALDMVQMGDFINRRPAQLSGGQQQRIALARALVFEPELVLMDEPLGALDKQLRETLQFEITNLAHELGITTVYVTHDQTEALTMSDRVAVFDDGRIQQLAAPDTLYEEPQNSFVAQFIGENNTLQGTVSKMAGDMCEVTLEDGSIIDAVPVNVSAVGEKTQVSIRPERVEMDPNRLTPGAHTLKAEVKEFVYMGDIYRTRLSVAGTDDFIIKTRNAPDQRRLTPGESIEIGWRPQDCRALDA
- a CDS encoding AEC family transporter — translated: MLDLLAIVLPVFLVVGAGYAAVWRGLFKDSAVDGLMTFTQKFAIPCLLFSAIATLDLGAQLNLRLLISFYAGSTLCFFAGLFGARLIFGRPWTDSVAIGFAALFANTVLLGLPISERAYGSDALGPNYAIIAFHAAFCYLLGITTMEIIRAETRGLRLAGTVAKAMFQNSLMIGIGLGFIVNLSGLPIPNVLREALDLMIRAALPAALFGLGGVLYRYKPEGDAGVIAMICGLSLLVHPIVTYSLGTGLNLSQPQLQSAVLTAAMAPGVNTYIFADMYGCARRVAATSVLVGTALTVVTAAVWIAVLG
- a CDS encoding ABC transporter permease, with amino-acid sequence MDTKLPPYATFGQRVWFYGFRVLCGLIFFFLIAPIIIIIPLSFNAEDFFTFTPGMLALDPEAYSLHHYQDFFGEDGYPWLGLLIGIVVGAVLTVILKLVKGSLNLFPILIGAIFGLVIGKLTGLEGEEWMTPLRNSLMIAPVATILSVGFGTLAAIGLSQTHVPFKGAIMAILISPMIVPLIISAAGMYFFYSRIGLQGTYWGVVLAHAALGIPFVIITVTATLVGFDRSLTRAAANLGANPVTTFFRIQMPLILPGVISGGLFAFITSFDEVVVVIFVGSAGQQTLPWQMFTGLREQISPVILAAATILVAISIILLATVEMLRRRSERLRGIAPH
- a CDS encoding Hint domain-containing protein; protein product: MPDYSIFVLPEDLITVTGTNGGSGLDGQSQGSGVHLAPSGGNPGATITLTSNAWQEIEITDDDSNFGDSDTSQRLINSESFNGTTYPANSVAEAEYSVVVEDPDGNQYTLVAFNIRQSGDNNSYGNVEGLAFIGPQGGFPPINVPLTVISNQEGPNPAASSYATPICFAAGTMIATPTGELAIENLSVGGFVMTEEGGAEPIRWIGRRTFSAIGSCAPVVFKAGAIGNKRELRVSRQHRLLLTGWQAELHFGTDAVWVPAIHFLGRDDVYVAEGGDVEYFHILMDGHRTLTAEGVAAESLHPGDVARGALDAETRAELERLFPDMFERASLERLALTAAEARSILVA